TCATATATGGAGAACAGGGGTTTGGCGATTTTATTCAATTTGTCCGATACCTGCCGTTGCTTCAAAAGATGGGTGCACGGGTCATTTTAGAATGTAAAACAGCCTTGGCAAGGCTGATGATAAATTTTAACGGGTATGACCGGTTGCAAATCCAAACCAATGATAATGCCAAGCCAATCAAAGAGCGATTTGACTACCATCTGCCGATCATGTCGCTGCCGAGACTGTTTAAAACAACCCTTGACACGATTCCCTCACAGGTGTCCTATCTGACAGCAGACACAGAGTTAACCCGGATTTGGAAAAACAGAATAAAAAAGGATAACGCTTTGGATGTCGGCATTGTATGGGCTGGTAACCCCTCCCATAAAGGAGATCGGCGACGGTCCATCAGTTTAAGTCGGTTTGCACCGCTAAAAGAGATCACAGAGGTTAACCTGTACAGCCTGCAAAAAGAGCCCCATGAACTCTGGACAGATCTCTCCCCTGAGAACTTTTTCTCTTTTGATTTTGGAGAAGAGATTTCTGATTTTGCCGATACCGCCGCAATTATCACCAACCTGGATTTAATCATTTCAGTCGACACATCGGTCGCACATCTTGCAGGGGCGCTTGGAAAGGAGACCTGGGTGCTGCTGCCCTTTTCCCCGGATTGGCGATGGCTGACCAATAGAAACGATTCTCCCTGGTATCCAGCCATGAAATTATTCAGGCAGCCCGCTTTGGGAGATTGGGATAATGTGCTTAAAAACGTGACTGCAGCGCTGAAACAAAAAATTGCACAAAAAAAATAATTATAAGGCATCGCGCGAAATATTCTGCGCGGTGCCTTACGTTGTTTTCAAAAATTATGCACCCAGGTAGGCTTTTTTCACCTCTGGATCATCAAGGAGCCTATCAGCCGGGCCTTCCAATACGAGCTTGCCGTGTTCAATCACATATCCTCTTTGGGCAAATTTGAGGGCCAGCCGGGCGTTCTGCTCCACCAGCAAAATGGTGGTGCCGTATTTATTGATCTCTTTTAAGGCATCAAACATTTCAAGCATCAGCAAAGGCGCAAGCCCCATGGAGGGCTCATCCAGAATCATGAGCTTTCGGCCGCTCAGGTAGCCTCGGCCCACGGCAAGCATCTGCTGCTCTCCGCCGGACAGGGTGCCCGAAATCTGATTCTTGCGCTCTTCAAGACGGGGAAACAGATCAAACACCCACTTTTTATCCTTTGCAATCTGCTCGGTATCTTTTCTGGCAAAACAGGCCAAAGTTAAGTTTTCGGTTACCGTGAGGTTGCCGAATATTCTTCGGCCTTCGGGCACATGGGAGATGCCGAGCCGGGTGACCACCTTGTCGGTGCTGTAGGAGAGCACATCTTCGCCCTCAAATTCAATGACGGAACCCGGTTCACTGGGCACCATCCGGGAGATGGCGCGAAGAGTGGTGCTTTTGCCCGCACCGTTGGCTCCGATGATGGTCACGATTTCACCGGTATTAATGCTGAAGTC
Above is a window of uncultured Desulfobacter sp. DNA encoding:
- a CDS encoding ABC transporter ATP-binding protein, producing the protein MQLNVKNLKVSYGNIKALHGLDFSINTGEIVTIIGANGAGKSTTLRAISRMVPSEPGSVIEFEGEDVLSYSTDKVVTRLGISHVPEGRRIFGNLTVTENLTLACFARKDTEQIAKDKKWVFDLFPRLEERKNQISGTLSGGEQQMLAVGRGYLSGRKLMILDEPSMGLAPLLMLEMFDALKEINKYGTTILLVEQNARLALKFAQRGYVIEHGKLVLEGPADRLLDDPEVKKAYLGA